One genomic segment of Ignavibacteriota bacterium includes these proteins:
- a CDS encoding TonB-dependent receptor — protein sequence MKQILLIFFVFIFVKNNFSQNTIDYKIDSVVVSSNRIPLSFSEIGRSIETISSEEIKNLPVTNIQELCDQVSGIDIKQRGPENVQADVSIRGGSFEQTLILIDGIKLIDPQTGHHNLNLPINFSQIERVEILKGQGSQIYGANAFGGVINFITKKNGENNFGIELRGGENNYYNLGINTSQNLGNTFHNLTFTKSKSDGYRTNTEFENYNFSINNSFRFFNAILNTIYGYSDKKFGANSFYTIRFPNQAEKVKTNFASISADVDLSKIKIKPNLFWRNNVDEFVLNKFDELFYKNIHTTNSFGGEIQTSLNLFGEITSFGIEFSKDKIESNNLGNHEREKKGIFIEQIFKPIDKIHISIAGYAYKYSSLNFKFWPGIDLSFSPNNNFKIFANFGKAFRIPTYTELFYKDPVTIGNINLNPEESINYEIGLNYLSNFWESNFSVFRKEGKNLIDYILNEEINIWEAENLTEIKTSGFEIGFSINLRNSTNNILEKIKIDYTFLNSDKIDLGNQSRYNLEHLRNDLTVQIFNNLPMDIKQSWSLTYEDRINFADHFTIDTKLIKKFSSVEVFIKASNLLNKTFEEIPGVVLPGRWIIGGVSFNLH from the coding sequence ATGAAACAAATTTTACTAATATTTTTCGTATTCATTTTCGTAAAAAATAATTTTTCACAAAATACAATTGATTACAAAATTGATTCTGTTGTTGTTTCATCAAACAGAATTCCGCTTTCATTTTCAGAAATTGGAAGAAGTATTGAAACAATTTCAAGCGAAGAAATTAAAAATCTTCCCGTTACAAATATTCAAGAATTATGTGATCAAGTAAGTGGAATTGATATAAAACAGCGCGGACCGGAAAATGTCCAAGCAGATGTTTCAATTCGCGGCGGAAGTTTTGAGCAAACTTTAATTTTAATTGACGGAATAAAATTAATTGATCCGCAAACCGGACATCATAATTTAAACTTGCCGATAAATTTTTCACAAATCGAAAGGGTTGAAATTCTTAAGGGACAAGGTTCGCAAATATACGGTGCAAATGCTTTCGGCGGAGTTATAAATTTTATTACAAAAAAAAATGGAGAAAATAATTTTGGAATTGAACTTAGAGGAGGTGAAAATAATTATTATAATTTAGGAATAAACACTTCGCAAAATCTGGGAAATACTTTTCACAATTTAACATTTACAAAATCTAAATCAGATGGTTACAGAACCAATACGGAATTTGAGAATTACAATTTTTCAATAAATAATTCATTCAGATTTTTCAACGCAATTCTAAATACAATTTATGGATATTCAGATAAAAAATTTGGTGCAAACAGTTTTTATACAATTCGTTTTCCAAATCAAGCAGAAAAAGTTAAAACAAATTTTGCTTCAATTTCTGCAGATGTTGATTTGTCAAAAATCAAAATTAAACCAAATTTATTCTGGAGAAATAATGTAGATGAATTCGTACTAAATAAATTTGATGAATTATTTTATAAAAATATTCACACGACAAATTCTTTTGGCGGAGAAATTCAAACTTCTCTAAATCTATTTGGAGAAATTACAAGTTTCGGAATTGAATTTTCGAAAGATAAAATTGAAAGCAACAATCTTGGAAATCATGAAAGAGAAAAAAAAGGAATTTTTATCGAGCAAATTTTTAAACCAATCGATAAAATTCATATCAGCATTGCGGGATATGCTTATAAATATTCATCTCTGAATTTTAAATTCTGGCCCGGAATTGATTTATCTTTTTCACCGAATAATAATTTTAAAATCTTTGCAAATTTTGGAAAAGCTTTCCGCATACCGACTTACACAGAATTATTTTACAAAGATCCGGTAACAATTGGGAATATAAATTTGAATCCCGAAGAATCAATTAATTATGAAATTGGTTTGAATTATTTATCAAATTTTTGGGAAAGCAATTTTTCTGTTTTTAGAAAAGAGGGGAAAAATTTAATTGATTACATTTTGAATGAAGAAATTAATATTTGGGAAGCAGAAAATTTAACAGAAATTAAAACTTCTGGTTTTGAAATTGGATTTTCGATTAATCTCAGAAATTCGACAAATAATATTTTAGAAAAAATTAAAATTGATTACACTTTTTTAAATTCAGATAAAATTGATTTGGGAAATCAATCGCGTTACAATTTAGAACATTTAAGAAATGATTTAACTGTACAGATTTTTAATAATCTTCCGATGGATATTAAGCAAAGCTGGTCGTTAACTTATGAAGATAGAATTAATTTTGCAGATCATTTTACGATTGATACAAAATTAATTAAGAAATTTTCTAGTGTAGAAGTTTTTATAAAAGCTTCAAATTTATTAAACAAAACTTTTGAAGAAATTCCGGGAGTTGTTCTTCCGGGAAGATGGATTATTGGCGGAGTTTCTTTCAATTTACATTAA
- a CDS encoding energy transducer TonB, which translates to MKKLNKIFVIIMLSSFVIFAQEELDKMPEIKGGIQELAKNIKYPESSKKEGVEGKVFVKVIIDENGNVESAEVEKGVNKELDEAAISAIKLTKFTPGEKDGKFVKAEVTIPIKFKLDDKK; encoded by the coding sequence ATGAAAAAATTAAATAAAATATTTGTGATTATAATGTTATCGTCTTTTGTAATATTTGCGCAAGAAGAACTTGATAAAATGCCGGAAATTAAAGGTGGAATTCAAGAACTTGCAAAAAATATTAAATATCCAGAATCATCAAAAAAAGAGGGAGTTGAAGGAAAAGTTTTTGTTAAAGTAATAATTGATGAAAATGGAAATGTTGAATCTGCTGAAGTTGAAAAAGGTGTAAATAAAGAATTGGATGAAGCGGCAATTTCTGCAATAAAATTAACAAAATTTACTCCCGGTGAAAAAGATGGAAAATTTGTAAAAGCAGAAGTTACAATTCCAATAAAATTTAAGTTGGATGATAAAAAATAA
- a CDS encoding energy transducer TonB, whose protein sequence is MLYVNEMGKITNVVSIESLSKEVDKYIVDQMKNWKMEIYKINDKPIKYIINWSFELFKPKGENHLSLLNSSLKVSENIKTLPQEEFFVAVEEMPSPIGGMQAIQQKIIYPELARKAGIEGRVYVKAFIDENGNVASAEIIRGLDGGLSEAAMEAVKATKFEPGRQRGVPVKVQVSIPILFKLSNEEIKK, encoded by the coding sequence ATGCTATATGTAAATGAAATGGGTAAGATTACTAATGTTGTTTCAATTGAAAGTTTATCAAAAGAAGTAGATAAATATATTGTTGATCAAATGAAAAATTGGAAAATGGAAATTTATAAGATCAATGATAAACCAATAAAATATATAATAAATTGGAGTTTTGAGCTATTCAAACCAAAAGGTGAAAATCACTTAAGTTTGCTTAATTCTTCTTTAAAAGTATCAGAAAATATTAAAACATTACCTCAAGAAGAATTTTTTGTTGCGGTTGAAGAAATGCCTTCTCCAATTGGCGGAATGCAAGCAATTCAGCAAAAAATAATTTATCCGGAATTAGCAAGAAAAGCTGGAATTGAAGGTCGTGTTTATGTAAAAGCATTTATTGATGAAAACGGAAATGTTGCTTCGGCAGAAATTATTAGAGGTTTAGACGGCGGATTAAGTGAAGCAGCGATGGAAGCAGTAAAAGCAACCAAATTTGAACCCGGAAGACAAAGAGGTGTTCCGGTAAAAGTTCAAGTTTCAATTCCAATATTGTTCAAATTGAGTAATGAAGAAATAAAAAAATAA
- a CDS encoding RNA polymerase sigma factor: MYNFLLKLSGDKMIAEDIVQSVFLKFYENFESIKNLESANYWIFNSARNEFYNLYKRSKRISNLDEDLSENKKDEFELESFIELKEMKKIILAELDKMEFDQKEVFLLKEYGGLSYKEIAETMNIDIDLVKSRLHKVRQKLINKISKLV; this comes from the coding sequence TTGTACAATTTTCTTCTAAAATTATCCGGAGATAAAATGATTGCCGAAGATATTGTTCAATCGGTGTTTCTGAAGTTTTACGAAAATTTTGAATCAATAAAAAATTTGGAAAGTGCAAACTATTGGATTTTCAATTCAGCCAGAAATGAATTTTACAATTTATACAAGCGAAGTAAAAGAATTTCAAATTTAGATGAAGACTTATCTGAAAATAAAAAAGATGAATTTGAACTTGAAAGTTTTATCGAACTAAAAGAAATGAAAAAAATAATTCTTGCTGAATTAGATAAAATGGAATTTGACCAAAAAGAAGTTTTTCTTCTTAAAGAATACGGCGGACTTTCTTACAAAGAAATTGCAGAAACAATGAATATTGATATAGATTTAGTAAAAAGCAGATTACACAAAGTGCGACAAAAATTAATAAATAAAATTTCAAAATTAGTGTAA
- a CDS encoding leucyl/phenylalanyl-tRNA--protein transferase: protein MSKFSKINSKDLLKPVNMLNLYAQGAFPMADEKNEISWYQPKERCIILMENFNIPRSLQKFMSTSDFEFRFDENISDVIKNCANRETTWISEELISAYLNLAKLGYLHSVEVYQKNILVGGLYGIAIGGVFFGESMFSKVSQASKSALSILITHLKKKNFIFLDVQFPTPHLKMFGTKEIDFEEYNGLLEIAYLKEVSFL, encoded by the coding sequence ATGAGCAAATTTTCAAAAATAAATTCAAAAGATTTACTAAAACCGGTTAATATGCTTAATCTTTATGCTCAAGGCGCATTTCCGATGGCTGATGAAAAAAATGAAATTAGCTGGTATCAGCCAAAAGAAAGATGCATAATTTTAATGGAAAATTTTAATATTCCAAGATCACTTCAAAAATTTATGTCAACTTCAGATTTTGAGTTTAGATTTGATGAAAATATTAGTGACGTAATTAAAAATTGTGCAAACAGAGAAACAACATGGATTTCAGAAGAATTAATTTCTGCTTATTTAAATTTGGCAAAACTTGGTTACTTACATTCAGTTGAAGTTTATCAAAAAAATATTTTGGTTGGCGGATTATACGGAATTGCAATCGGAGGAGTATTTTTTGGCGAATCAATGTTTTCAAAAGTTTCGCAAGCGAGCAAATCTGCGCTTTCAATTTTAATCACTCATCTTAAAAAAAAGAATTTTATTTTTTTGGATGTTCAATTTCCCACACCTCACTTAAAAATGTTTGGAACAAAAGAAATAGATTTTGAAGAATATAATGGTCTTTTGGAAATTGCTTATTTAAAAGAAGTAAGTTTTCTTTGA
- a CDS encoding MBL fold metallo-hydrolase, which produces MLNRRNFIGKSFIAAIGTFLFPKLILAKENENILEYKPTPENWKNDQINIAWIGHSTILINFYGTIILTDPILLNRIGMNILGISFGPARLTPPALSFDEIPKPDIILLSHAHFDHTDYNSLKKITNKFPNQIDVIIAFLTKDVIEDLKWKSISVIDWNEEIEIRNIKFTALEVEHFGWRVPWEKDRSRGYLKDGRSYNAYLIEKNGKSILFGGDTRNSKKLEILKDKNPDIAIMPIGAYNPWTYAHCNPEEALIMAENIGAKYFIPVHTKTFKLGAEPFEEPIDWLKKSVQNYKIELGLDSIGQTFTIT; this is translated from the coding sequence ATGCTTAACAGAAGAAATTTTATTGGAAAAAGTTTTATCGCCGCAATCGGAACATTTTTATTTCCAAAATTAATTTTAGCCAAAGAAAACGAAAATATTTTGGAATACAAACCAACTCCGGAAAATTGGAAAAATGATCAAATAAATATTGCGTGGATTGGTCACTCTACTATTTTAATAAATTTTTACGGAACAATAATTTTAACGGACCCAATTTTACTTAATAGAATTGGGATGAATATTTTGGGAATTAGTTTTGGTCCAGCAAGATTAACTCCGCCGGCATTAAGTTTTGATGAAATTCCCAAACCGGATATAATACTTTTATCACACGCACATTTTGATCACACAGATTATAATTCGTTGAAGAAAATCACAAATAAATTTCCTAACCAAATTGATGTGATAATTGCATTTTTAACAAAAGATGTAATTGAAGATTTAAAGTGGAAATCCATTTCTGTAATTGATTGGAATGAAGAAATAGAAATTCGGAATATAAAATTTACCGCTTTGGAAGTTGAACATTTTGGCTGGCGAGTTCCTTGGGAAAAGGATAGATCGCGCGGATATTTAAAAGACGGAAGAAGTTATAACGCTTATCTGATTGAGAAAAATGGGAAATCAATTTTATTTGGCGGCGATACAAGAAATTCAAAAAAATTAGAAATTTTGAAAGATAAAAATCCCGATATTGCAATTATGCCGATTGGAGCTTATAATCCTTGGACTTATGCTCATTGCAATCCGGAAGAAGCTTTAATTATGGCGGAAAATATTGGTGCAAAATATTTTATTCCAGTTCATACAAAAACTTTTAAACTTGGTGCAGAACCTTTTGAAGAACCAATCGATTGGTTAAAAAAATCTGTACAAAATTATAAAATTGAATTAGGGCTTGATTCTATTGGTCAAACTTTTACTATAACTTAA
- a CDS encoding TPM domain-containing protein translates to MNELIYHFFDDDDFLRISNKISEVELTTSGEIRVSIKEEKKFSERNSTLRALAEKEFYKLNMHQTKDKTGILLFFMLGERKFYILADKGINEKVETNVWKEVSKEIEQKFKHGHFSLGIISGIEKVGKILSEHFPLKPDDVNELTNKIVLPN, encoded by the coding sequence ATGAACGAATTAATTTACCACTTTTTTGATGATGATGATTTTTTAAGAATTTCTAATAAAATTTCTGAAGTTGAACTTACAACTTCCGGAGAAATTAGAGTTAGCATAAAAGAAGAAAAAAAGTTCAGTGAACGAAATTCAACTTTGCGTGCTTTAGCTGAAAAAGAATTTTATAAATTAAATATGCACCAAACAAAAGACAAAACCGGAATTCTTCTTTTTTTCATGTTAGGTGAAAGAAAATTTTATATTCTTGCCGATAAAGGAATTAATGAAAAAGTTGAAACAAATGTTTGGAAAGAAGTGAGTAAAGAAATTGAACAAAAATTTAAACATGGACATTTTTCACTTGGTATAATTTCCGGAATTGAAAAAGTTGGAAAAATTTTGAGCGAACATTTTCCCTTAAAACCCGATGATGTAAATGAATTGACGAACAAAATTGTCCTACCTAATTAG
- a CDS encoding type II toxin-antitoxin system Phd/YefM family antitoxin: MNTYTYSEARQKFAMVLNKAKKEGKVLIKRKDGAIFELKALLENKSPLDVKGINLKLKKEVIIDIINETRER; the protein is encoded by the coding sequence ATGAATACATATACTTATAGTGAAGCTCGCCAAAAATTTGCTATGGTTTTGAATAAAGCAAAAAAGGAAGGAAAAGTTTTGATCAAAAGAAAAGACGGAGCAATTTTTGAATTAAAAGCTTTGTTAGAAAACAAATCACCGCTTGATGTAAAAGGAATTAATCTTAAGTTGAAAAAAGAAGTAATTATTGATATTATAAATGAAACGCGTGAACGATAA
- a CDS encoding type II toxin-antitoxin system VapC family toxin, giving the protein MSLVVDTSVIISVITNEITKSNLIKITKGEDLIAPESLHWEVGNAFSAMFKREIISIELVKKAIEYYQMIPLRLVEVNLFSSLEISKRFNIYAYDAYFIECANNYNLPLISLDKKLIEIAKKMNLKVIEV; this is encoded by the coding sequence ATGAGTCTTGTAGTTGATACTTCCGTAATTATTTCTGTTATTACAAATGAAATCACTAAATCAAATTTGATAAAAATTACGAAAGGTGAAGATTTAATTGCTCCAGAATCTTTACACTGGGAAGTTGGAAACGCGTTTTCAGCAATGTTTAAAAGAGAAATTATTTCAATTGAATTAGTTAAAAAAGCTATTGAATATTATCAAATGATTCCTCTAAGATTGGTTGAAGTAAATTTGTTTAGTTCATTAGAAATTTCGAAACGATTCAATATTTATGCGTATGATGCTTATTTTATTGAGTGTGCAAATAATTACAATTTACCTTTAATTAGTTTAGATAAAAAGTTAATAGAAATAGCAAAAAAAATGAATCTGAAAGTTATCGAGGTTTAG
- a CDS encoding 2,3-bisphosphoglycerate-independent phosphoglycerate mutase, producing the protein MNLKLEKLKNFKPRKGPVLLVIMDGVGFGKQDESDGVYLAKTPNLDKILTLPNQTRLKAHGTAVGLPSDDDMGNSEVGHNALGAGRVFAQGAKLVNASIESGEFFKSENWNKVLEIGKIGNTVHFLGLLSDGNVHSHIKQLFILINKCAEAGVKKLRIHALLDGRDVPGRSAPNYINPTEELLKKISAEKGYDYNFGSGGGRMITTMDRYNADWDIVQRGWNAHVLGIGRKFKSATEAINTFYAESEKIDQYLDPFVIVDENEKPIGTIEDGDAVVMFNFRGDRAIEISRAFEEENFDKFDRVRVPKIFYAGMMEYDGDLHIPKNYLVKPPKIDRSISEYICAEGLHTFAISETQKFGHVTYFWNGNKSGYVCKDQETYVEIPSDKIEFDKAPRMKADEITDKTIELLKSGKYQFGRINYPNGDMVGHTGVMEAVIKSVEAVDDGLAKLLPVIDELGGIALITADHGNADEMFTITKGVKIPKTAHTLNPVPFVIYDPNFNGEYKMAEIDIPGLTNIAGTILNLLGYENVEDYDKSLIEMI; encoded by the coding sequence ATGAATTTAAAATTAGAAAAATTAAAAAATTTCAAACCAAGAAAAGGTCCGGTTTTATTAGTAATTATGGATGGAGTTGGTTTTGGCAAACAAGATGAAAGCGATGGCGTTTATTTAGCCAAAACTCCAAACTTAGATAAAATTTTAACTCTTCCAAATCAAACAAGATTAAAAGCTCATGGTACCGCCGTTGGTTTACCGAGTGATGATGATATGGGAAATAGTGAAGTCGGGCATAATGCACTCGGTGCTGGCCGCGTATTTGCTCAAGGTGCAAAATTGGTAAATGCTTCAATTGAAAGCGGCGAGTTTTTCAAATCAGAAAATTGGAATAAAGTTTTGGAAATCGGCAAAATCGGAAATACAGTTCATTTTTTAGGATTACTTTCGGATGGAAATGTTCATTCTCATATAAAACAACTTTTTATTTTAATAAACAAATGTGCAGAAGCCGGAGTTAAAAAATTAAGAATTCATGCTTTACTTGATGGAAGAGATGTTCCCGGAAGATCAGCACCGAATTACATAAATCCAACAGAAGAATTATTGAAGAAAATTTCCGCTGAAAAAGGTTATGATTATAATTTTGGTTCCGGCGGCGGAAGAATGATTACAACAATGGATAGATACAATGCCGATTGGGATATTGTTCAACGCGGATGGAACGCTCACGTTTTAGGAATTGGAAGAAAGTTTAAAAGTGCAACCGAAGCAATTAATACTTTTTATGCAGAATCTGAAAAAATTGATCAATATTTAGATCCGTTTGTAATTGTTGATGAAAATGAAAAACCAATCGGAACTATAGAAGACGGCGATGCGGTTGTAATGTTTAACTTTAGAGGCGATCGTGCAATTGAAATTTCACGTGCTTTCGAAGAAGAAAATTTTGATAAATTTGATAGAGTTCGCGTTCCAAAAATATTTTATGCCGGAATGATGGAATATGATGGTGATTTACATATTCCTAAAAATTATTTAGTTAAACCGCCTAAGATTGATAGAAGCATCAGCGAGTATATTTGCGCAGAAGGATTACACACTTTTGCAATTTCGGAAACACAAAAATTCGGACACGTAACTTATTTCTGGAATGGAAATAAATCCGGTTACGTTTGTAAAGATCAAGAAACTTATGTAGAAATTCCTTCAGATAAAATTGAGTTTGATAAAGCTCCAAGAATGAAAGCCGATGAAATTACCGACAAAACTATTGAACTTCTTAAATCCGGCAAATATCAATTTGGAAGAATAAATTATCCGAATGGCGATATGGTTGGTCATACCGGAGTTATGGAAGCTGTAATAAAATCTGTTGAAGCTGTTGATGACGGCTTGGCAAAACTTCTTCCGGTAATTGATGAACTTGGCGGAATTGCTTTAATTACGGCAGATCACGGAAATGCAGATGAAATGTTTACAATTACAAAAGGAGTTAAAATTCCAAAAACTGCACACACATTAAATCCGGTTCCGTTTGTAATTTATGATCCGAATTTTAACGGTGAATACAAAATGGCAGAAATTGATATTCCCGGTTTAACAAATATTGCCGGAACAATTTTAAATTTATTAGGTTATGAAAATGTTGAAGATTATGATAAATCTTTGATTGAAATGATTTAG
- a CDS encoding DNA-binding protein — protein sequence MKKLVVFLIVLQVFILACNEKTENAENIPTGMQKITVAEHMNGGGYTFLKGEENGQELWVAIREMPVENGETYYFKDAMEMKNFESKSLNKTFASILFVNDISKSAASEQKQMPQMAASSDHTKPKVEASSNISVEHLSDGKTVETIAKDKKNLSGKKIKIKGVVTKYNGGIMGRNWIHIQDGTKFGETVDITVTSNQDAKVGNTIIVEGFLSLDKDFGAGYFYDMIIEDASIVLEKEI from the coding sequence ATGAAGAAATTGGTGGTTTTTTTAATTGTTTTACAAGTTTTTATTCTTGCATGTAATGAGAAAACTGAAAACGCAGAAAATATTCCGACTGGAATGCAAAAAATTACTGTTGCTGAGCATATGAACGGCGGCGGTTATACATTTTTAAAAGGTGAAGAAAACGGGCAAGAATTGTGGGTTGCAATAAGAGAAATGCCGGTTGAAAATGGTGAAACTTATTATTTTAAAGATGCAATGGAAATGAAAAATTTTGAAAGCAAATCGCTTAACAAAACTTTTGCAAGTATTTTATTCGTTAATGATATTTCTAAATCTGCGGCTTCTGAGCAAAAACAAATGCCGCAAATGGCTGCTTCTTCAGATCATACAAAACCAAAAGTTGAAGCTTCTTCAAATATTTCCGTTGAACATTTATCGGACGGAAAAACTGTTGAAACAATTGCAAAGGATAAAAAAAATCTTTCCGGTAAAAAAATTAAAATTAAAGGTGTTGTTACAAAATACAACGGCGGAATTATGGGAAGAAATTGGATTCATATTCAAGACGGAACAAAATTTGGCGAAACGGTTGATATTACAGTAACTTCAAATCAAGATGCAAAAGTTGGGAATACAATAATAGTTGAAGGATTTCTTTCATTGGATAAAGATTTTGGCGCCGGATATTTTTATGATATGATTATTGAAGATGCTTCAATTGTTTTGGAAAAGGAAATTTAA
- a CDS encoding SDR family oxidoreductase gives MKKLEGKIVFITGASSGIGKACAFAFAEQGAKLIISARRANIIEKVADEIRANYKVEVFAQKLDVKNKQEVEWVVNSLPDEWKKIDILVNNAGLAQGMAKIYEDDIENWEAMIDTNIKGLLYVTRAIVPGMVERKSGHVINIGSTAGHEAYPKGHVYCATKHAVNGITKSLRMDVVDKNIRVSTVDPGAVETNFSNVRFFGDKEKAKNMYKGIIPLVAEDVAEAVLFCATRPPHANIAEIIMMPTQQASAIVFHRTE, from the coding sequence ATGAAAAAGTTAGAAGGTAAAATAGTTTTTATAACGGGAGCTTCATCGGGAATAGGAAAAGCTTGCGCATTTGCGTTTGCAGAACAAGGTGCAAAATTGATTATTTCTGCAAGAAGGGCAAACATTATTGAAAAAGTTGCGGATGAAATTAGAGCAAATTATAAAGTCGAGGTTTTTGCTCAAAAACTTGATGTGAAAAATAAACAAGAAGTTGAGTGGGTTGTTAACTCTTTGCCGGATGAATGGAAAAAAATTGATATTCTTGTTAACAATGCCGGACTTGCCCAAGGAATGGCAAAAATTTACGAGGACGATATTGAAAATTGGGAAGCTATGATTGACACAAATATTAAAGGATTGTTATATGTAACTCGCGCAATTGTTCCCGGAATGGTTGAGCGAAAAAGCGGACATGTAATAAATATTGGCTCAACTGCGGGACATGAAGCATATCCGAAAGGTCACGTTTATTGTGCAACAAAACATGCCGTAAATGGAATAACAAAATCATTAAGAATGGATGTTGTTGATAAAAATATTAGAGTCAGCACAGTTGATCCGGGAGCGGTTGAAACAAATTTTAGCAATGTGCGTTTTTTTGGCGATAAAGAAAAAGCTAAAAATATGTATAAAGGAATTATTCCGTTAGTCGCCGAAGATGTTGCCGAAGCAGTATTATTTTGTGCAACTCGTCCGCCGCATGCAAACATTGCAGAAATTATTATGATGCCAACGCAACAAGCAAGCGCAATTGTTTTTCATAGAACGGAGTGA